The stretch of DNA AAAGACGAGCTTTACTTTTACCGAAGTTCATCACACGGCCGCCACCGCCGCCCTGCGCTTGGTTCAGTAAGAAGAAAAAGAAAATAAAAATGATAAGGAATGGGATGATGGTTGTGAAGAACTGCACCCATCCGCTTGTTTCTTTCGCTGGAAGAACTTCTGCCTGTGTGTTTTGAGACGCTTCATTAATGCGGTTTAAAGTAGAGTCATTGCCTGTTGCATACGCAACAAACATTTCATTGTCCTCTGCCCCTTTTAATTGGCCGCGTATTTCATAAACACCGCGCTCAGGCTGAATGGTAAATTTCTCAACGTCATCCTGCTCAAGATATGTCAGGAATTCATTGTATGTGACATTGTTTGTTGGCGCGTTGTTGTTATTGAAATAACTCACAACGCCGATAATAACAAGAAAAACCAATAGGTAAAATATGGTGTAGCGAAAAATTCTGTTCATCCCTTACCTCCTCCCGAGAAAAACTGACTATATGCAATGTTATCATACAAAAAGTTGGCCTTACAACTATTTGAACCTTCTTTTAGCCTATTCATCCGGCTCCCTTATTCCTCTTCGGCTGCCGTGTAAACAGATGGCTTTAAAACACCGATATACGGCAGGTTCCGGTAGCGTTCAGCGTAATCAAGACCGTAGCCGACAACGAATGCATCCGGCACCGTAAAGCCGATCATATCTGCTTTAATTTTCGCTTTTCGGCCGGTTGGTTTATCCAGAAGCGTGACAATCTTCACAGATTTTGCTTTCCGGTAATGAAACAGCTCCGCCAGATAGCTTAATGTTAATCCGCTGTCGATAATGTCTTCAATAATTAAGACATCACGGCCTTCTACGGAAGTGTTTAAATCTTTGACGATTTTTACTTCCCCAGACGATACGGTTGAAGCTCCGTAGCTTGAAACGTCCATAAAATCCATTTCAAGATGTGTATCCACCCGCTTAACCAAATCAGACATAAACGGCATAGCACCTTTTAACACACAAACGAAAAGTGGAAAGCGGTCATTATACTCTTCAGTGAGCTGCGCTCCGAGCTCTTTCACTTTTTCTTGTATTTCTTCTTCCGAAATTAATATTTCTTCAATATCGTTACGTAGCAATAGATTTTCCTCCCAAAGTTGGTTCATTCCTTTTCATAAATCAACAGCAGCGGCCCGTCACCTTCATGAAGCGACTTGCGGATTCCCGGTATCCAAAGAATCGTACCATCTGCATCCGTTACCACTGGAACGCGGTCGCGAAAGGCAAGGGGAATCTTTTCATCGATTAAAAGCCGTGCAAGCTTTTTCGAACCACTCATTCCTTTTAACTGAATTCGATCTCCATCCTGCCGCATCCGAATCGAAAGCGGAAGAGGCGTGTTGAGCTTCAAACGAAAACACTCTGCTCCGTCCGGGCACTCGCTGGCTTCCTTCAGCTTAAATGTGCCGGCACCCTGCCTGTACAGCCGATTTTCGGCAAATAACAAATCAGTTCTGTTATTCGGCCTGTCATCCGCTTCGTAAGCAAAGACACACTGTTCGTTTAGTTTGCGTACGGAAAGGCGTGATGGAAGGTTTAGTTTCCCTGATGGGGCAGTTGATTGAAGCAGTTGTAAAATATGGTGAATATGTAGGAAAGAAAACGCTGTTTTTCCATGATAAAGATAGTTTAATATTAGATGAATCGCCCTTCTTTGTAAAGGCAAAGGCACCTCGCGAAACGGTTCAATTTGCAGCGAAACCGATTCCTGTTTCCAGACCGCCATATTCTTTATTTTTTCCTTGGCCATCGCCTGTAAAAAAAGTTCGTCTTCCTGCTGATCTTGGGCAAAATAGCCAATGTGCACCGCAGCTTTTGGATTTTCATTTTTTAAAAACGAAAGAAGCTGATGACGATATCGATTTCTCGTATACGTACTTTTTGCGTTGCTCGGATCTTCCCTATATGAAATAAAATGCTTCGCCGCGTAGGCAGCAATTTCCTCCTTTTCCACACATAACAAAGGACGGATTAGCATGCCGCTCGCAAAAAGCCGCACAGCCGGCATGCCAGAGTGTGTGTGGCCGCCCCGCGACAGCTGCATAAGCACCGTTTCTGCTTGATCATCTGCATGATGGGCCGTCGCCAGTTTATTCGCTCCAAGCTTCTCCATTCCTTCTCGAAAAAGGGCATAACGCACTTCTCTGGCTGCGACTTGAATACCCATACCGCTTTCACTCGCTTTCCGGCCGGCATCTGCCCGGCGGCCAAAAAAAGAAATAGCATGCTTCCGGCAAAAAGATTCTACAAAACGGAAATCCTCATACGATTCCTCCCCCCGAAGCATATGATCCACATGGATAGCACTCACCGTAATGCCAAGCCGGTTCCGCTGCTTATGCAAAACAGAAAGAAGCACCATTGAATCCACTCCGCCTGAAACGGCCACAGCTACGTGATCTCCCTTTTTTATCATTTCTTTTTTCTCGATAAACCTCTTAATACTTTCTTCAAAAAAATGCACAGCTCCTGCGCCGCCTCTCTGCGTTTTCTTTTAGTGTAACAAAAACAGCATCAAGATGGCGGCCAAAGCGCCTGCCAGCACGAACCATTTTCCTGCCCAAAAGGTTTTTCTTTTTTGCCTTCCTGTTCTTGTCCTTGTTTTTGTTTTCGCAAAGCAGAGAAGCAAGTCTCTTTTCATAGCGGAGGCACTCTCGTATTTGCCTGCAAACGCATTGAATAAAACAGGCTCAATCAGCTGCAGGGCTGGAGACGATTGAACGATGCTTTTTAGATCGTCGATATGCCCGATTGCCCTTTGCACAGCCTGTTTATGAAGGAGGGAAACCGTGAGCACTGCCGCTCCAAACAAGTCATACGCAGGTTCAGCTCTTCTTGTTCCGGCCTGCCATGCCGCCCGGTCATAAAGCGCTGTGTACTCTTTGATAGACCGCCCAAACTTTGTCATGCCTCCTACATCAACGGCCCGAATCGCTTTTTGGCTGACAACAATGAAATTTTCCGGCTTCAAATCACCCATTACATGCCCCAGCCGATGAAGGGAATCCAAAAAGGTAAGAAGCCAGATTAATAAAATAATGGCCCATTCTTCTTTTTTGCCTTTTATAAATGTATGAAGCATCGGTCCATCAATGAACTCCATTAAAAAAAATGGATAAACAGCATCCTCTTTTTCCAGATCGTCCGCTTCAATGAAAAAAGGGCCGGGAGATGCTCCCCTGACCCGCTCAAGTGCTGTTAAAGCATTTGTCTCAGACGCAACAGAAGCGGAATCTGCAAATTTGAGTGCAGCTCGTCCAGCCGACCCTCTTACAAGATAAACAATCCCATTCGCTCCGCGGCCAATTTCCCGCTCGACTCGCCATACATGCCCCGTCCATTTTCCCTTAATCTGTTCACCGGGGCTTGCTTCATATCGATTTTTCATCGTATTCGCTCATTTCCATAAAGGAAGACAGCGCCTGGCGAATAGCCGGTCCAGTCGGTGTGATACCTCCTGACAGAAGCTGCGGAAATGACTCTGCTAATTTACCGGCATCGTTGGTCCAGCCAATCCGCTCTTCTGCTGCACTATATTTCCCTGGAAATGTCCAAAGCGAAAAAGAAGATGGGCCGATACGTGACTGCATTGACATAGAAAGATCATACAGCGCTTCTTTTACTGCCGGCAGCTTTAACTTCATACTGGCACTCATATCTGTCAAAACGAGCAGCTCAAGCGCTGCTTCTTCGCTAATGTCCTCCACCTTTTCGGCAATCTCGCTTCTTGTAGCCGGCGGCAGAGACTCAACGTTCGCTTCTTTGTTTAAAATACCACGCAGTTCTTCGTTAATAATGCTGTAAATAGTGCCTGTCATCGCCTGCCTTGTCACATTTACCACGGTCTCTGACAGGGCCGCTGCCTGCACAATCCGGCTTTCTCCCCCTCCCGCTTTGGCGATCGCTTCAATCTCAGCAAGTCCTGGATCCGTTCCGTTTCCATCGACAATCCCAATCACATTGACGGTAATACCACGCCGCCGGGCAAAAGCGGCCATCATTGCTGGATCTTCCCCTGTATTCGAACAGCCGTCCGTCAGTAAAAGCAATTGCCTCATCGTGCCCATTTTCATGATTACGCCCGCCTTTCACTCGTTTTCTTCATATTCGACTGAAAAGGGGAATTTTATACAGCCCGGCGTCTTGCAGACCGTTTTTTTGTTTTGGCAGACGGCTCAATGTCATAAATAGGAATGGCCGCCCATTCCGGTACATTGTGTTCAACACGTGCTACACAAAGCGTCATATCATCCCGGATTTCATTGGACTGCGCCCGCATCACTTCATCCATTAATAAATCAGCAAACGCCTGTGGATCATTGGTTTCAATAGATTTAATTTTTCTCTTCATCCATACGTCGGCGTTTTCGATAAATTCAGGTCCTTCAAACACACCATCACTCATCGTAATCAGTAAATCTCCTGACTTCAGCTGTTCATGAACCGTCTCCACTTCAAGCTGCTGTAAAATACCAATCGGCACATTGCCGGCTTCTACTTTGATGACCTGGCTGCCCCGTTTAATAAAGCTTGGCGAGGAACCGACTTTCAAAAAGACCGTGCGGGCATCCTGCAAATCAATAATCGCCAAATCAAGCGTAGAAAACACCTCATCATTCGTCCGAAGAGAAAGAATCGAATTAATCGACTTTACAGCTACTGTTTCTTCAATACCTGACTGAAGAATTTGCTTCA from Domibacillus sp. DTU_2020_1001157_1_SI_ALB_TIR_016 encodes:
- the hpt gene encoding hypoxanthine phosphoribosyltransferase gives rise to the protein MLRNDIEEILISEEEIQEKVKELGAQLTEEYNDRFPLFVCVLKGAMPFMSDLVKRVDTHLEMDFMDVSSYGASTVSSGEVKIVKDLNTSVEGRDVLIIEDIIDSGLTLSYLAELFHYRKAKSVKIVTLLDKPTGRKAKIKADMIGFTVPDAFVVGYGLDYAERYRNLPYIGVLKPSVYTAAEEE
- the tilS gene encoding tRNA lysidine(34) synthetase TilS; translated protein: MIKKGDHVAVAVSGGVDSMVLLSVLHKQRNRLGITVSAIHVDHMLRGEESYEDFRFVESFCRKHAISFFGRRADAGRKASESGMGIQVAAREVRYALFREGMEKLGANKLATAHHADDQAETVLMQLSRGGHTHSGMPAVRLFASGMLIRPLLCVEKEEIAAYAAKHFISYREDPSNAKSTYTRNRYRHQLLSFLKNENPKAAVHIGYFAQDQQEDELFLQAMAKEKIKNMAVWKQESVSLQIEPFREVPLPLQRRAIHLILNYLYHGKTAFSFLHIHHILQLLQSTAPSGKLNLPSRLSVRKLNEQCVFAYEADDRPNNRTDLLFAENRLYRQGAGTFKLKEASECPDGAECFRLKLNTPLPLSIRMRQDGDRIQLKGMSGSKKLARLLIDEKIPLAFRDRVPVVTDADGTILWIPGIRKSLHEGDGPLLLIYEKE
- a CDS encoding protein kinase domain-containing protein; amino-acid sequence: MKNRYEASPGEQIKGKWTGHVWRVEREIGRGANGIVYLVRGSAGRAALKFADSASVASETNALTALERVRGASPGPFFIEADDLEKEDAVYPFFLMEFIDGPMLHTFIKGKKEEWAIILLIWLLTFLDSLHRLGHVMGDLKPENFIVVSQKAIRAVDVGGMTKFGRSIKEYTALYDRAAWQAGTRRAEPAYDLFGAAVLTVSLLHKQAVQRAIGHIDDLKSIVQSSPALQLIEPVLFNAFAGKYESASAMKRDLLLCFAKTKTRTRTGRQKRKTFWAGKWFVLAGALAAILMLFLLH